From Jiangella mangrovi:
GTCCAGTGCCTCGAAGTTGCCGCGCCGGAAGGCGCTGGTCAGCGCGCGGACCCCGGCGACGGAGCCGGCGAAGAACTCCTGCGCGTCGTCCTCGAGCCGCTTCGCGTTCGAGTAGTGCACCAGCATCTTGGTTGGCACGCAGCCGACGTTGGGGCAGGTGCCGCCGTACATGTTCTCGGACTGCTCGACGAGGACGACGCGTCGCCCGGCGTCGGTGAGCGCGTGCGCGGCGGTCTTCCCGCCCTTGCCGAAGCCGACGACGAGGACGTCGGCGGTGATGGTGGTCGTGGTGGTCATGGTTCCAGCGTGCGGCGCTAGGGTTGATACGGACAGGCTCCTCCGTGTCAGAAACCAGCCCAAGAGTCTCACTCCCATGGATGCTGTCAGCCATCTCCTCCGCCAGGCGCGGCTCGAGGCGAGCCTCGACAAGCACTGCCTGCTGGGCGCGTCCACGCGCATGGACGTCGCCGCGCACGGCGAGCAGCGCGCGCCGTTCCACGTCCTGCTCGAGGGCACCTGCCGGCTCCAGGTCGGCTCGGTGGTCCTCGAGCTCGGACCGGGCGACGTCGTCGTCATCCCGAGCGGGTCGCCGCACCGCGTCATCACGCCCGGGCCGGAGCCGCTGCGGGGGACGGCCGAGACCGGCGGCGACGCGTTCGTCACGACCCGCAGCAGCACCGGCGGCGACGGCGTCATCGACCTGTTCTGCGGCCACTACCGGTTCGGCGCCGGCGCCGGGGCCCTGCTGTTCCGCAGCCTGCCCGACCCGGTCAAGGTGTCCTTCGGGCAGTCGGCCGAGAGCGCCGAGGTCCTGCACATGCTGAGCGCGCTGATGCGCGGCGAGGCGCAGCGCGAGGGTGCCGGCACCGCGGCCTTCCTCTCGGGGTTGTGCACGGCGCTCCTCGCCATGGTGCTGCGGACGGCGCGGAGCTCCAGCACCGACGCGACGCTCTGGACCGCGGCCGGAGACGGACCCGTCGCGGCCGCCGTCGAGCGGATCCTGGCCGAGCCCGCCGCCGACTGGTCCATCGAGCGGCTGAGCCGCGAGGCGGCGATGTCTCGGGCGACGTTCCTGCGCCGGTTCGCGCGCGGCACCGGCATGACCGTCGGCGCGTTCCTGACGCAGGCGCGGCTCATGGCGGCCGCGGACCTGCTCGACTCCACGGGCCTGACGGTGGCGGCTGTGGCCATGCGGGTCGGCTACCGGTCCGAGTCCGCCTTCACCCGGGCGTTCCGGGCCGCCATGGGCGTCACCCCGGCCCGCTTCCGGCGCGCCCAACAGCTCTAAGGCGTGTCTGACGGATCAATGGGTCCGCGGCCCCGGATCCCGGTTGATCATGGAGAAGAGCGGGTTTCGAGGGCCGCGGAAGCCGCACTTCTCCATGATCGACAACAGCTGGCCACCATCCATCAAGACGTCTGATCACGAACGGGTAGGAAGGGTGCGTCGATCCGTCAGACACTCCCTTGCCGTCAGCGCAGGTGCGCATCGAGAAAGGCCCGGATGATGCCGGCCGACTCGTCCAGGGCGCTCTCGAGGAGGAAATGGCCACCCTCGATGAGCCGCACCTGCGCGTCGGGCAGGTCGTCGCGGAAGGCGGTGGCACCGGCAGGAGCGAAGATCTCATCGCCCTTGCCCCACACCGCGAGCAGCGGCACCTGTGACTCACGGAAGTAGCTGTGGACTGCCGGGTAGAGCGGGGGATTGGTGCGGTAGTCGAGGAAGAGGGCGAGCTGGACCCTGTCGTTCCCGGGACGGGACAGCAGCGAGTAGTCGTGGTGCCAGGGCCTCGGGGTCGACCAGCGACTCGTCGGGCACACCCTCGAGGTACTGCCATCTCGTGGCATCGAGCGTCAGGGCGCCGCGCATGGCCTGTTCGGTGCTGTCGTTCTGGTCGGCGTGGAACGCCCAGACCGGCTTCCAGAACTCGTCGACGAAGCCGGCGTCGTAGGCGTTGCCGTTCTGGCTGATGATCGCCGTGATCCGGTCGGGGTGCCGCAGCGCGAGCCGCCAGCCGATCGGCGCGCCGTAGTCCTGCACGTACATCGCGTACCGCTCGACGCCGATCGAGTCGAGCAGCCCGTCGGTGAGGTCGGTCAGGGCGTCGAAGGTGTAGCCGAACTCGTCCGCGCCCGGTGCGTCGGACAGCCCGAACCCGAGGTGGTCCGGTGCGACGACGTGGTACCGGTCGGCCAGCAGGGGAATGAGGCCGCGGAACATGAACGAGCTGGTGGGAAAGCCGTGGAGCAGCACGACGGTGGGCGCGTCGGCGGGTCCGGCCTCGCGGTAGAAGAGCCGGCGGCCGTCGATGTTCTGGTAGCGGTGATGGACGGAGACCATGGGAGTGCCTTTCCGTGCGGTTGGTGCCGATGCTCAGTGCTCGAGCAGGTCGTTCTCGACCAGCCAGTCGCGGGCGATGTGCTCGGGCGACGGCTTGTCCGGGCCGGCGGCGACGGCGTTGAGCGCCGTCAGGTCGGCCGTGGTGAGCTGCGCGGAGACCGGGTTCAGGACGCCCGCGAGGTCGTCGGTCAGCAGCGCCTCGCTGAGGAGCGGGACGATGTTCTGCGCTGCGATGAGTCGTTCCGGGTCGTCGAGGACGACGAGGTCGCCGTCCTGGAGGGCGGGGTTGGTGGTGAAGATGTCGGCCACCTGGATCCGCCCGGTGCGCAGGGCGTCGAGCGTGGCCGGTCCGCCGAAGTCGTCGATGGGCAGGAACGTCCAGCCCTCGACGCCGTAGACGTCGGCGAGGCCGGGCCGGCCGTACGAGCGGGTCTCGAACTCGGTGTTCGACCCGATGGTGAGCTCGCCGGCGATCGGCGCCAGGTCCCCGATCGACGTCAGGCCATGGCGTTCGGCGAACTCGGCCGTGACGACGAGGGCGTCGGCGTCCTCGGCCGGGGCCACGTCGAGCACCGCGAGCCCGAGCGGCTCGAGGGCCTGGGGGAGCGCGGCGCTCACGTCCTCCGGTGTCGAGGCGGTGGCGTCGGGGTCGGCGGCGCGCAGCAGGTTGCCGGAGTAGTCCGCGATGAGGTCGATGGACCCGTCGCGCAGGGCGGGGATGAAGATCTCGCGTGCGCCGATGCCGAGCTGGTAGTCGACCTCGTAGCCGTGATCGGCGAGCACCAGTCCGTAGACGTAGGCCAGGATGTCGCTCTCGGCGAAGCCCTGCGAGCCTATGGTGAGGGTCGTGTCGACCTCGCCGGGCTCGCCGGCCGCGAGCGGGTCGTTGCCGGCGCAGCCGGCCGCGACCAGGCCGAGCCCGAGGGCCACCAGCGATGCGGTGAGGCGAGGGACGCGTGTCATCGCCGATCACGTTCCTTCCGGGAGAGGGGTGCCAGGGGCGAGGCGGCCACCACTCGGGGCGGCGACGGCTTGGACGACGGCGAGGCCGGCGTCGGCGACGAGCGCGAGGCCGCCGACGAGCAGCGCCCCGACGACGGCGGTGGCGTACTCGTGGCGGGCGAGTCCCTCGATCAGGTACCGGCCGAGCGCTCCCTGGGCGACGTAGCCGGCGATCGTGGCCGTGGCGATGGTCTGCAGGGTCGCCGAGCGGACGCCGCCCACGATCAGCGGCAGCGCCAACGGGATCTCGACCTGTCGCGCGATCTGCCACTCGCTGAAGCCGGTCGCTCGGGCGCCGTCGACGGCGGCGTGGTCGACGGCGCCGACGCCGGCGTAGGTCGCGGCGAGGATCGGCGGGACCGCCAGGATCACCAGCACCGCGATGACGGGCGCGAGATGCAGCCCGGACAGCAGGACCACGAAGAGCAGCAGGCCGAAGGTGGGCAGCGCCCGGGCGGCACCGGTGACCGCCACGACGAGGGTCCGGCCGCGCCCCGTGTGGCCGATGAGGACGCCGAGCGGCACCGCGACGACTGCGGCGACGGCGACGCTGATCGCGACGTACAGGGCGTGCTGTGCCAGCCGCAGGCCGATGCCGTCGGGCCCGGCCCAGTTCTGGGGCTCGACGATGTAGCGGACGGCGTCGAGGACGTAGGTCATCGTGCGCCCGCCTCCTTCGGCAGCCGGGCCCACGGCAGCAACGCTCGTCCGGCGAGCACCAGGACCAGGTCGAAGGCCAGCGCGACGAGCAGGACGAAGACGATCCCCACCACGATCTCGGCCGGGTGGTCGCGCTGGAAGCCGTTGGTGAACAGGTAGCCGAGTCCGCCCTTGCCGATCAGCGCGGCGACGCTCAGCAGGCTGACGGTGCCGACCGACACCACCCGCAGGGTCGCGAGCAGCACGGGCCCGGCCAGCGGCAGTTGCACCGTCCAGAACAGGCCGGCGCGTGAGTAGCCCATGGCCGTGGCCGAGCGCCGGACGGCCGGCGAGACGTGGTCGAACCCGTCGACGGCGCCGCGCAGCATCATCGCGATGGCGTAGAGCGACAGCGCGACCATGACGTTGAGGTCATCGAGGATGCGGGTGCCCAGCAACAGCGGCAGCAGCACGAACAGCGCCAGGGAGGGGATCGTGAACACGAGGTTGAACGACGACAGCACGATCAGCCGGGCGACCCGCACGCGGTGCGCGAGCCACCCCAGCGGGATCGAGGCCAGCAACGCGACGACGATCGGCACGGCGCTGAGCCGCGCGTGCTCGAGCGTGAGGTCGAGGACGAGGGCCCGGTTGTCCAGCAGCCAGGACATCAGCCGGCCATCCTGGTGCCGCGTGACCGGGGCGTCGGATCACCGGCCGCCAACTGCCCGGCCGGCGCGGCGATGACTCCCACGGGGTAGCCGCCGGCGTCGACCACGACGCGGTCCGCGCCGGTGGTCGGACGGCGCGAGCTGATGGTGAGCCGCCGTCTGCCGCGGTCGCTGCCGATGAACGCGGCGACGAACGCGTCGACAGGGTCGGCCAGGATGTCCGCCGGCGTGCCGCGCTGGGCGACTCGTCCTCCGCGGCGCAGGATCACCACCTCGTCGCCGAGCAGGAACGCCTCGTCGATGTCGTGGGTGACGAACACGATGGTCTTGCGCAACTCGTGCTGCAGGCGCAGTGTCTCCTGCTGCAACTCGGCGCGGACGATGGGGTCGACGGCTCCGAAGGGCTCGTCCATCAGCAGGATGTTCGGGTCGCCCGCGAGGGCACGCGCCACCGCCACGCGCTGCTGCTGGCCGCCGGAGAGCTGCGCCGGGTAGCGGCCGGCGAGCGACGCGTCCAGGCCCACGACGTCCATGAGTTCGCTCGCGCGCCGGTGGGCGGCAGCCTTCGGTTCGCCGTTCAGCAGCGGCACCGTCGCGATGTTGTCGATCACGCGGCGGTGCGGCAGGAGGCCGGAGTGCTGCGGCACGTAGCCGATGCCGCGGCGCAGCGCGACCGGCGGCCGGGCGGCGACGTCCTCGCCGTCGATCTCGACGCGCCCGGAGGTCGGGTCGACCATGCGGTTGACCATCCGCAGGAGGGTGGTCTTCCCACTGCCGCTCGAGCCGACGAGGACGGTGATGCTCCGCGCCGGCAGGCGCAGACTCACGTTCTCGACGGCGGGCGCGTCGCCGTCGTAGGACTTGGTGACGTCGATGAACTCGATCACGGAAGCCACCGCCCGAGCGGGCGCACGTCGAGCATGGGCGCGTTCAGGTGCAGCCGCAAAGCGGGCTGCTCGGCGTTCGGGCGCTCCGCCGGGGGACCGGTGAGCGTCTGCGCGAGCGTGCCGCCGGGCGGGAGGACGAACGAGGTGAGGCGGTGCACGGCGGTCCGGAACAGGCGGCCCGGGCGGCGGACGCGGGGACCTCCGGCGGCGGGCGTGGGCGTGGTGGCGGGTGCGGTGCTGGTCATGGCGGGACTCCTCACTGGCCGGTGAAGCGCGCGTAGTCGCCGGCGCTCAGCAGACGGCCGAGCTGCCCGGGCAGGGACTCCGGGTCGGTGTCGATCTCGATGAGCCATCCCTCGCCGTAGGGGTCGGCGTTGATCAGCTCGGGCCGATCGGACACCGCCGTGTTGACGGCCGACACCGTCCCGGTGACGGGCGCGACGAGGTCGTTGACGCTCTTGGTCGATTCGATCTCGCCGACGGCGTGCCCGACGGTCGTGCCCGTGCCCGGCGCCGGCAGGTCGATCTCGACGACGTCGCCCAGGGACTCCTGAGCGAAGTCGGTGACCCCCATGCGGACGGTGGCGGGTCCGACCGCGGTGACCCAGTGGTGGTCCTCGAGGTAGCGCAGGTCTGCTGGAACGTCGGCCATGACCGGCTGCCCTTCGTGAGCGTGGTCGGGACTAGCGGGCGGAGGGGGTTCGGTCGGCGACCTCGTCCGGGTCGAGGCCGCGGTCGAGCCCGTGCGCGGTGACCAGCTGGCCCGGAGCGAGCTGCTGGCGGACGCCGTCGAGATAGACCTCGACCAGGTCGGGCTCGAACGAGATCAGGGTGTCGACGCGGCCGACCTCGGTGAAGGCGTTCTCGTACGACCAGGCGGCGCGCTCGACGCCGTCGACGGCGTAGTAGCTGGCCAGGCCCTTGTACGGGCAGAACGTCTGGCCCTCGAGCGGCGTCAGCCGGTCGAGGACGATGTCATCGCGGGTGACGTACCAGCGCGGGGCGAAGCCGGACTCGTAGAGCACGACCGGCGCATGGGTGTCGGCGATGACGGTGTCGCCGTGCTCGACGACCAGGTGCCGTGACGTGCGCCGGACGTCGATGCGGTGGTAGGCGTCGGCGGCGTGGCCGAGAATCCGCTCGTCCTCCTCGTAGAACGCGTCCATCTGCCGCCAGGCGAACGCCACCCGCCCGGCCAGGACGTCGGCGTGGCCGGGCAGCTCGACGTGCTGCCAGGCGGCCCGTTCGGCATGCTCGCCACCGGCGGTGACGGTGAACCAGGCCGTGGCTCCGAGCTCGCGGTGGTTCGTGACGCGGTCCGTGTGCTGCAGCGCGTCGGAGCGGATGTCCGTGAGCGGGAAGTACGCGACAGGGTAGTGGCCCGGCTCGTGCAGGAGGACGACGTCCTCGCTGTCGGCGATCCACTCGCCCTGGAACCGCACGCGCATCCGCCGGCGCAGCGGCTCGGCGAAGAGCAGCCGCTCGGGCAGGGGTGCGTCGGTGAGGAAGGTGCCCACGCCTCGGGTGGCGAGTGGGCCCTGCTGCCAGCTGAGTCCCATGGGTCGGTTCCTTTCGCTCGGTCCGGCGGCGATGCCGGATGGCTAATGTCTAACAGAGCTAACTATGCATTAGCAAGGTCTGTGGCTCACCTACTTGCGTGCGGATGTAGGTCCGGCTAGGGTCACCTCAGTAACGGTTGGGAGTGGATGATGAGCATTAGTCCGAGCTTGAAGGACGTGCAGGCGGCCGGGTTCCCGATGGGCGGCGAGCCCTCGGTGGCCGTCGACTTCGCCGACACCGTCATGCTGGCCGTGAGCCCGGCGGTCGACCTGCTCGAGGAGCACGCCGGAGCATGGTGGGGCCTGCAGGCGGCGCGGCTTCCCGCGGCGCCGCAGCCGGACCCCGTCGCCGCCCGTCGTCTGCGCGCCGCCGTCCGCGAGGCGTTCGAGGCCCGCATCGCCGGGCGGGCGCCGTCGCCGTCGGCGGTCGAGGACCTCAACTCCTTCGCCGGCTCGGTGCCGAGCAGCTTGCGCCTCGAGGTCGGGCCCGACGGCGCGCGTGCCGAGACACGCTGGCACGTCGAGCACGGCGGCAACCCGCGGCTGGCCGTCATCGCCCGCGAGGCGATCGCGCTGGTGGCCGACGCCGACCGTGGCGGCCGGCTGCGGTACTGCGCGAACGACACCTGTTCCATGATCTTCGTGGCCGAGAACGCGCGGCGGGTCTGGTGCACCGCGAACATCTGCGGCAACCGTGCCCGCGTCGCCCGCCACCAGCGCCGCCGTCATGCGGACCCGCAGGCCTGAGGGCGCCGTGCACCGGTCCCGGCTACCGCGCGGACTCGTCGGCGGGCGCATGGGTCACCGTCCGGTGGCCGCGCTCCTGCACCCGCCAGGTGTTCCCGTCGGGGTCGGTCAGGGTGAAGGAGCTCGCGTAGTCGGTGCGGTCCGGGTCGGTGCCGGGCCGGTAGCGGCCGGCCCAGTTCGCGCGGTCGGCCTTGTGCTCGACGGGGCCTGGCGTAGCGCCGCGACGGGTCAGTTCCACGTGGGCGGTCTCGACGTCGGTGACGACCAGATAGTTCTCCCGGGCCGACCCGGTCGCGGCGTCGGTGAGGCCGACGCCGAACTGGATCGACGCGGGGGAGCCGGGCGGCGTGAGCTGGACGACGCGGAATCCCGGCGACGGGGACCAGTCGACGTCGAGGTCGAAGCCGAGCACGTCGCGGTAGAAGGTCAG
This genomic window contains:
- a CDS encoding AraC family transcriptional regulator — encoded protein: MDAVSHLLRQARLEASLDKHCLLGASTRMDVAAHGEQRAPFHVLLEGTCRLQVGSVVLELGPGDVVVIPSGSPHRVITPGPEPLRGTAETGGDAFVTTRSSTGGDGVIDLFCGHYRFGAGAGALLFRSLPDPVKVSFGQSAESAEVLHMLSALMRGEAQREGAGTAAFLSGLCTALLAMVLRTARSSSTDATLWTAAGDGPVAAAVERILAEPAADWSIERLSREAAMSRATFLRRFARGTGMTVGAFLTQARLMAAADLLDSTGLTVAAVAMRVGYRSESAFTRAFRAAMGVTPARFRRAQQL
- a CDS encoding alpha/beta fold hydrolase, producing MPLLAVWGKGDEIFAPAGATAFRDDLPDAQVRLIEGGHFLLESALDESAGIIRAFLDAHLR
- a CDS encoding alpha/beta fold hydrolase, with translation MVSVHHRYQNIDGRRLFYREAGPADAPTVVLLHGFPTSSFMFRGLIPLLADRYHVVAPDHLGFGLSDAPGADEFGYTFDALTDLTDGLLDSIGVERYAMYVQDYGAPIGWRLALRHPDRITAIISQNGNAYDAGFVDEFWKPVWAFHADQNDSTEQAMRGALTLDATRWQYLEGVPDESLVDPEALAPRLLAAVPSRERQGPARPLPRLPHQSPALPGSPQLLP
- a CDS encoding ABC transporter substrate-binding protein; its protein translation is MTRVPRLTASLVALGLGLVAAGCAGNDPLAAGEPGEVDTTLTIGSQGFAESDILAYVYGLVLADHGYEVDYQLGIGAREIFIPALRDGSIDLIADYSGNLLRAADPDATASTPEDVSAALPQALEPLGLAVLDVAPAEDADALVVTAEFAERHGLTSIGDLAPIAGELTIGSNTEFETRSYGRPGLADVYGVEGWTFLPIDDFGGPATLDALRTGRIQVADIFTTNPALQDGDLVVLDDPERLIAAQNIVPLLSEALLTDDLAGVLNPVSAQLTTADLTALNAVAAGPDKPSPEHIARDWLVENDLLEH
- a CDS encoding ABC transporter permease yields the protein MTYVLDAVRYIVEPQNWAGPDGIGLRLAQHALYVAISVAVAAVVAVPLGVLIGHTGRGRTLVVAVTGAARALPTFGLLLFVVLLSGLHLAPVIAVLVILAVPPILAATYAGVGAVDHAAVDGARATGFSEWQIARQVEIPLALPLIVGGVRSATLQTIATATIAGYVAQGALGRYLIEGLARHEYATAVVGALLVGGLALVADAGLAVVQAVAAPSGGRLAPGTPLPEGT
- a CDS encoding ABC transporter permease, with the protein product MSWLLDNRALVLDLTLEHARLSAVPIVVALLASIPLGWLAHRVRVARLIVLSSFNLVFTIPSLALFVLLPLLLGTRILDDLNVMVALSLYAIAMMLRGAVDGFDHVSPAVRRSATAMGYSRAGLFWTVQLPLAGPVLLATLRVVSVGTVSLLSVAALIGKGGLGYLFTNGFQRDHPAEIVVGIVFVLLVALAFDLVLVLAGRALLPWARLPKEAGAR
- a CDS encoding ATP-binding cassette domain-containing protein, which gives rise to MIEFIDVTKSYDGDAPAVENVSLRLPARSITVLVGSSGSGKTTLLRMVNRMVDPTSGRVEIDGEDVAARPPVALRRGIGYVPQHSGLLPHRRVIDNIATVPLLNGEPKAAAHRRASELMDVVGLDASLAGRYPAQLSGGQQQRVAVARALAGDPNILLMDEPFGAVDPIVRAELQQETLRLQHELRKTIVFVTHDIDEAFLLGDEVVILRRGGRVAQRGTPADILADPVDAFVAAFIGSDRGRRRLTISSRRPTTGADRVVVDAGGYPVGVIAAPAGQLAAGDPTPRSRGTRMAG
- the gcvH gene encoding glycine cleavage system protein GcvH, with product MADVPADLRYLEDHHWVTAVGPATVRMGVTDFAQESLGDVVEIDLPAPGTGTTVGHAVGEIESTKSVNDLVAPVTGTVSAVNTAVSDRPELINADPYGEGWLIEIDTDPESLPGQLGRLLSAGDYARFTGQ
- a CDS encoding DUF427 domain-containing protein, translating into MGLSWQQGPLATRGVGTFLTDAPLPERLLFAEPLRRRMRVRFQGEWIADSEDVVLLHEPGHYPVAYFPLTDIRSDALQHTDRVTNHRELGATAWFTVTAGGEHAERAAWQHVELPGHADVLAGRVAFAWRQMDAFYEEDERILGHAADAYHRIDVRRTSRHLVVEHGDTVIADTHAPVVLYESGFAPRWYVTRDDIVLDRLTPLEGQTFCPYKGLASYYAVDGVERAAWSYENAFTEVGRVDTLISFEPDLVEVYLDGVRQQLAPGQLVTAHGLDRGLDPDEVADRTPSAR
- a CDS encoding CGNR zinc finger domain-containing protein, giving the protein MQAAGFPMGGEPSVAVDFADTVMLAVSPAVDLLEEHAGAWWGLQAARLPAAPQPDPVAARRLRAAVREAFEARIAGRAPSPSAVEDLNSFAGSVPSSLRLEVGPDGARAETRWHVEHGGNPRLAVIAREAIALVADADRGGRLRYCANDTCSMIFVAENARRVWCTANICGNRARVARHQRRRHADPQA
- a CDS encoding VOC family protein — encoded protein: MQYRIEVITLAVADADAALTFYRDVLGFDLDVDWSPSPGFRVVQLTPPGSPASIQFGVGLTDAATGSARENYLVVTDVETAHVELTRRGATPGPVEHKADRANWAGRYRPGTDPDRTDYASSFTLTDPDGNTWRVQERGHRTVTHAPADESAR